Proteins from a single region of Rana temporaria chromosome 5, aRanTem1.1, whole genome shotgun sequence:
- the MYC gene encoding myc proto-oncogene protein: MPLNSTFQSRNYDLDYDSIQPFFYFDEDENFYQQQYNRPQPPAPSEDIWKKFELLPTPPRSPSRRSSISSLFPSTDQLELVTEFLGGDMVNQSFICDPDDEAFVKSIIIQDCMWSGFSAAAKLEKVVSEKLASYQASRKENSASQPQNQQQQSPQKLEPCQGNLSPIGSNRTSSGYLHDPSSDCIDPSVVFPYPVNDSITRSSPQCMEQEISIETPPISSNSSSSESEEEQEEEEEEEEEEEEEEEIDVVTVEKRFTASKKNDSSSRQSRHHHRPIVLKRCHVPIHQHNYAAPPSTKVDYPSSKRARLESNTRVLKQISNNRKCSSPRSSDSEENDKRRTHNVLERQRRNELKLSFFSLRDQIPEVANNEKAPKVVILKKATEYVLSMQEEEERLVQETELLKQKREQLKQKLKQLKSL; this comes from the exons ATGCCTCTCAACTCCACTTTCCAGAGCAGGAATTACGACTTGGATTATGACTCCATACAGCCCTTTTTCTACTTCGACGAAGATGAGAACTTCTACCAGCAGCAGTACAACCGGCCGCAGCCTCCGGCACCCAGTGAGGACATCTGGAAGAAGTTTGAGCTCCTGCCTACCCCGCCGCGTTCCCCTAGCCGTAGGTCTAGCATCTCCAGCCTCTTCCCTTCCACCGACCAGCTGGAGTTGGTCACGGAGTTCCTGGGAGGGGACATGGTGAACCAGAGCTTCATCTGCGACCCGGACGACGAGGCTTTCGTCAAGTCCATCATTATTCAGGACTGTATGTGGAGCGGCTTTTCTGCTGCGGCCAAGCTGGAGAAAGTGGTGTCGGAAAAGCTGGCATCCTACCAAGCTTCTAGGAAGGAGAACTCTGCTTCCCAGCCCCAAAACCAACAGCAGCAAAGCCCGCAGAAGCTCGAACCCTGCCAGGGCAACCTCAGTCCCATTGGGTCCAACAGGACCAGCAGTGGATACCTTCATGACCCAAGCTCTGATTGCATAGACCCATCGGTGGTCTTTCCATATCCAGTGAATGACAGCATTACCAGGAGCAGTCCTCAGTGCATGGAACAAGAAATATCAATAGAAACTCCACCTattagcagcaacagcagcagttcTGAGTCTG AGGAGgaacaggaggaagaggaagaagaggaggaggaggaggaagaagaggaagagattGATGTGGTCACTGTAGAAAAACGCTTCACGGCATCAAAGAAAAACGACTCTTCTTCCCGCCAGTCCAGACATCACCACAGACCTATAGTTTTAAAGAGGTGTCACGTGCCCATCCACCAACACAACTACGCCGCACCTCCTTCAACCAAAGTGGACTACCCTTCTTCAAAGCGGGCAAGGCTAGAAAGCAACACCAGAGTCCTCAAACAGATCAGCAACAACCGCAAGTGTTCCAGCCCTCGGTCGTCGGACAGCGAGGAGAACGACAAAAGACGGACACATAACGTTTTGGAGCGCCAAAGGCGCAACGAACTCAAGTTGAGCTTTTTCTCTCTTAGAGACCAGATCCCAGAGGTAGCAAATAACGAAAAGGCACCTAAAGTAGTTATCCTTAAAAAGGCAACAGAATATGTTCTTTCCAtgcaagaagaggaggaaaggCTTGTCCAGGAAACAgaacttttaaaacaaaaaagagaacAATTAAAACAGAAACTCAAACAGCTCAAGAGTTTGTGA